The Stappia sp. genome window below encodes:
- the ligA gene encoding NAD-dependent DNA ligase LigA: MTDTDLADRAVEDLTLEEAAAELERLAAEIAEHDRRYHGEDAPMISDAAYDALKRRNDAIEARFPTLVRSDSPSLRVGTAPADGFGKVTHAIPMLSLDNAFSDEDVRDFLGRIRRFLKIDPLQGTIALTAEPKIDGLSLSLRYENRKLVTAATRGDGTVGENVTQNARTVADIPQTLPDDAPDIVEVRGEVYMRHEDFRALNARMEAQGTKVFANPRNAAAGSLRQLNPEVTRARPLRFFAYAWGEMSALPCDTQFDMVMRLGAWGFSVNDRMRRCESVEEVLDLYHAIEEDRAHLGYDIDGMVYKVDRLDLQGRLGYVSRAPRWAIAHKFPAEKAFTVVNEIEIQVGRTGALTPVAKLEPVTVGGVVVSNATLHNEDYIKGIGSSGEELREGKDIRVGDTVQIQRAGDVIPQILDVDLDKRPEDAQPFAFPTTCPACGSHAVRDVNPASGKIDAVRRCTGGLVCPAQAKEKLKHFVSRNAFDIEGLGDKQVAFFYELPMDEGGIRQPADIFTLAERDAASKIKKLKNRDGWGETSAANLFAAIDARRSVPLNRFIYALGIRHVGEGNAKLLARHYGSWAAFADAMTAAADRESDAYRDLMDIDGIGATVAGAVVSFFEEAHNREALEALLKEVTPQEMERVDAEDSPVAGKTLVFTGTLEKMSRDEAKAKAEALGAKVSGSVSKKTDLVIAGPGAGSKLKKAADLGVEVIDEDAWLELAGRG; the protein is encoded by the coding sequence ATGACCGACACCGATCTCGCAGACCGTGCCGTCGAGGATCTGACCCTGGAGGAGGCGGCGGCCGAACTGGAACGGCTCGCCGCCGAGATCGCCGAGCACGACCGGCGCTACCACGGCGAGGACGCGCCGATGATTTCGGATGCCGCCTATGACGCGCTCAAGCGGCGCAACGATGCCATCGAGGCGCGGTTTCCGACCCTGGTGCGCTCCGACAGCCCGTCCCTGCGCGTCGGCACGGCACCGGCCGACGGCTTCGGCAAGGTCACCCATGCGATCCCGATGCTGTCGCTCGACAATGCGTTTTCCGATGAGGACGTGCGCGATTTTCTCGGCCGTATCCGCCGCTTTTTGAAGATCGATCCGCTGCAGGGCACGATCGCGCTCACCGCCGAGCCGAAGATCGACGGCCTGTCGCTGTCGCTGCGCTACGAAAACCGCAAGCTGGTGACGGCGGCCACGCGCGGAGACGGGACCGTCGGCGAGAACGTTACGCAGAACGCGCGCACCGTCGCCGATATCCCCCAGACCCTGCCGGACGACGCGCCCGACATCGTCGAGGTGCGCGGCGAGGTTTACATGCGCCACGAGGATTTCCGGGCGCTGAATGCGCGCATGGAGGCCCAGGGCACCAAGGTCTTCGCCAATCCGCGCAACGCGGCGGCCGGCTCGCTGCGCCAGCTCAACCCGGAGGTGACGCGGGCGCGCCCCTTGCGCTTTTTCGCCTATGCCTGGGGAGAGATGAGCGCGTTGCCCTGCGACACGCAGTTCGACATGGTTATGAGGCTCGGCGCCTGGGGTTTTTCGGTCAACGACCGCATGCGCCGCTGCGAGAGCGTGGAAGAGGTACTCGATCTCTATCACGCCATCGAGGAGGACCGGGCGCACCTCGGCTATGACATCGACGGCATGGTTTACAAGGTCGATCGTCTCGACCTGCAGGGGCGGCTCGGCTACGTCTCGCGCGCGCCGCGTTGGGCGATCGCGCATAAGTTTCCGGCCGAAAAGGCCTTCACCGTCGTGAACGAGATCGAGATCCAGGTCGGGCGCACCGGTGCGCTGACCCCGGTGGCCAAGCTCGAGCCGGTGACGGTGGGCGGCGTGGTCGTCTCCAATGCGACCCTGCACAACGAGGACTACATCAAGGGCATCGGCTCGTCCGGCGAGGAACTCCGCGAGGGCAAGGACATCAGGGTCGGCGACACGGTGCAGATCCAGCGCGCCGGCGACGTGATCCCGCAGATCCTCGACGTGGACCTCGACAAGCGGCCGGAGGACGCGCAGCCGTTTGCGTTTCCCACCACCTGTCCGGCCTGCGGCAGCCATGCGGTGCGCGACGTCAATCCGGCAAGCGGCAAGATCGACGCGGTGCGCCGCTGCACCGGCGGGCTGGTATGCCCGGCGCAGGCGAAGGAGAAGCTCAAGCACTTCGTGTCGCGCAACGCCTTCGACATCGAGGGGCTGGGCGACAAGCAGGTGGCGTTCTTCTACGAACTGCCGATGGACGAAGGTGGCATTCGCCAGCCGGCCGACATCTTCACGCTGGCCGAGCGCGACGCGGCGTCGAAGATCAAGAAGCTGAAGAACCGCGACGGCTGGGGCGAGACCAGCGCGGCCAATCTCTTCGCCGCCATCGACGCACGCCGCTCGGTGCCGCTCAACCGCTTCATCTATGCGCTCGGCATCCGCCACGTGGGCGAGGGCAATGCCAAGCTGCTGGCGCGGCACTACGGCAGTTGGGCCGCCTTCGCCGACGCGATGACGGCGGCCGCAGACCGGGAATCCGATGCCTATCGGGATCTGATGGATATCGACGGGATCGGCGCGACGGTGGCCGGCGCGGTGGTGTCCTTCTTCGAGGAGGCGCACAACCGCGAGGCGCTGGAGGCACTGCTGAAGGAGGTGACGCCGCAGGAGATGGAGCGGGTGGACGCCGAAGACAGTCCGGTCGCCGGCAAGACGCTCGTCTTCACCGGCACGCTGGAGAAGATGAGCCGCGACGAGGCCAAAGCCAAAGCGGAAGCACTGGGCGCCAAGGTCTCCGGCTCGGTGTCGAAGAAGACCGATCTCGTCATCGCCGGTCCGGGCGCGGGCTCGAAGCTCAAGAAGGCGGCCGATCTCGGGGTCGAGGTGATCGACGAAGATGCCTGGCTGGAGCTGGCGGGGCGCGGCTGA
- the recN gene encoding DNA repair protein RecN, translated as MLAALAIRDIVLIDRLELTFGAGMSVLTGETGAGKSILLDALSLALGGRGDAGLVRHGETQGHISAAFDVPMAHPVRRLLAESDLEADGDVILRRVQAEDGRSRAFINDSPVSVSLLRRVGSLLVEIHGQNESRAYTDPAEHRRLLDSFAGCEREAQAVAEAHAEMRRAEKALKAQEERIASARAEADYLRASAEELATLSPQPGEEEELAARRHAMMQVEKIAGDLGEAYDLLNGSASPISEVASLWRRLERKAEQAPELLSTPVAALAEALDRLEDARAGLEASVRETEFDPRALEATEERLFALRAASRKFKVPVEELPALKERFDADLAALDAGEGALADLEAAARAAVEAYDAKAATLSDRRTHAARLLEDAVARELPDLKLERARFMVDLASDPGNRTREGIDQIEFWVQTNPGTKPGPMMKVASGGELSRFLLALKVSLADKGSAPTLVFDEIDTGVGGAVAEAIGARLARLAREVQVLTVTHAPQVAARADGHFLISKEDADAERVATRVTRIDVDHRREEIARMLAGATITDEARAAADRLLADAPGPRG; from the coding sequence ATGCTCGCTGCGCTCGCCATTCGCGATATCGTTCTGATCGACCGGCTCGAGCTGACGTTCGGGGCGGGCATGTCGGTGCTCACCGGCGAGACCGGCGCGGGAAAATCCATTCTTCTCGACGCCCTGAGCCTGGCGCTCGGCGGGCGCGGCGACGCGGGGCTGGTGCGCCATGGCGAGACGCAGGGGCACATCAGCGCGGCCTTCGACGTGCCGATGGCGCATCCGGTGCGCCGGCTTCTCGCCGAGAGCGATCTTGAGGCCGACGGCGACGTGATCCTGCGCCGGGTCCAGGCGGAGGACGGGCGCAGCCGGGCCTTCATCAACGATTCTCCGGTCAGCGTTTCCCTCCTGCGGCGAGTGGGCAGCCTGCTGGTGGAAATCCACGGGCAGAACGAATCGCGCGCCTATACCGATCCGGCCGAACACCGCCGGCTGCTGGACTCCTTCGCCGGCTGCGAGCGGGAGGCGCAAGCCGTCGCCGAGGCGCATGCGGAGATGCGCCGGGCCGAAAAGGCCCTGAAGGCGCAGGAGGAGCGCATCGCCTCCGCCCGGGCGGAAGCCGATTATCTGCGCGCCTCGGCGGAGGAACTGGCGACGCTCTCTCCGCAGCCGGGCGAGGAGGAAGAGCTGGCCGCCCGGCGCCACGCGATGATGCAGGTGGAGAAGATCGCCGGCGATCTCGGCGAGGCCTACGATCTCCTGAACGGCTCCGCCTCGCCGATCAGCGAGGTGGCGTCCCTGTGGCGGCGGCTGGAGCGCAAGGCGGAGCAGGCGCCGGAGCTGCTGTCGACGCCGGTGGCCGCGCTTGCCGAGGCGCTCGACCGGCTGGAAGATGCGCGCGCCGGGCTGGAAGCCTCGGTGCGCGAGACCGAATTCGACCCGCGCGCGCTGGAGGCGACCGAGGAACGGCTTTTCGCCCTGCGCGCGGCCTCGCGCAAATTCAAGGTGCCGGTGGAGGAACTGCCGGCGCTGAAGGAGCGCTTCGACGCCGATCTCGCCGCGCTCGACGCCGGCGAGGGCGCGCTGGCCGATCTCGAGGCGGCCGCCCGCGCGGCGGTGGAGGCCTATGATGCGAAGGCGGCGACCCTCTCGGACAGGCGGACCCATGCGGCGCGGCTGCTCGAAGACGCCGTGGCGCGCGAGCTTCCGGATCTGAAGCTGGAACGCGCCCGCTTCATGGTGGATCTTGCAAGCGATCCGGGAAACCGCACCCGCGAGGGCATCGACCAGATCGAATTCTGGGTGCAGACCAATCCGGGCACCAAGCCGGGCCCGATGATGAAGGTTGCCTCGGGCGGCGAGCTGTCGCGCTTCCTGTTGGCGCTCAAGGTATCGCTCGCCGACAAGGGCTCCGCGCCGACCCTGGTGTTCGACGAGATCGACACGGGCGTGGGCGGGGCGGTGGCCGAGGCGATCGGCGCGCGGCTGGCGCGGCTGGCGCGCGAGGTTCAGGTGCTCACCGTGACCCATGCGCCGCAGGTGGCGGCACGCGCCGACGGGCATTTCCTGATCTCCAAGGAAGACGCGGACGCGGAGCGCGTCGCGACGCGGGTGACGCGGATCGACGTCGACCACCGCCGCGAGGAAATCGCGCGGATGCTCGCCGGCGCGACGATCACCGACGAGGCCCGCGCCGCCGCCGACCGGTTGCTCGCCGACGCGCCGGGGCCGCGCGGCTGA
- a CDS encoding outer membrane protein assembly factor BamD — protein MRGVRGAGFAALTASVLALGACSSTSDDDFATNDTPPEVLYNEGLALRNEGRLADARVKFEEVDKLHPYSEYSRKSLINLAYLNYSTGKFTEAISAAKRFATLYPGDEDTAYALYIIGQSYHKQIPDVTRDQEMTKRALAAFGDLVQRYPDSEYAEDARTKIRIAQDQLAGKEMEVGRYYLKRNHQIAAINRFKAVVLEYQTTRHVEEALFRLTESYYQLGVINEAQTAAAVLGHNFPDSDWYKNAFSLLKTGGYSPDEDQGSWISRAFDGISL, from the coding sequence ATGAGAGGGGTTCGCGGTGCGGGTTTCGCGGCGCTGACGGCGTCCGTGCTTGCGCTCGGCGCCTGTTCGTCGACGAGCGACGACGATTTCGCCACGAACGACACCCCGCCCGAGGTCCTGTACAACGAGGGTCTGGCGCTCAGGAACGAAGGCCGGCTGGCGGACGCGCGCGTCAAGTTCGAAGAGGTGGACAAGCTCCACCCCTATTCGGAATATTCACGCAAGTCCCTGATCAATCTGGCCTATCTGAACTACTCGACGGGCAAGTTCACCGAAGCCATTTCGGCGGCCAAGCGGTTCGCGACGCTGTATCCGGGCGACGAGGACACCGCCTACGCGCTGTATATCATCGGCCAGTCCTACCATAAGCAGATCCCGGACGTGACCCGCGACCAGGAAATGACCAAGCGGGCGCTCGCCGCCTTCGGCGATCTGGTGCAGCGCTATCCCGATTCCGAATATGCGGAAGACGCGCGCACCAAGATCCGGATCGCCCAGGACCAGCTTGCCGGCAAGGAGATGGAAGTCGGGCGCTACTACCTGAAGCGCAACCATCAGATCGCGGCGATCAACCGCTTCAAGGCCGTGGTCCTGGAGTATCAGACCACCCGTCACGTCGAGGAGGCGCTGTTCCGCCTCACCGAGAGCTATTATCAGCTCGGCGTGATCAACGAGGCGCAAACGGCGGCGGCCGTGCTCGGACACAATTTTCCCGACAGCGACTGGTACAAGAACGCCTTCTCCCTGCTCAAGACCGGCGGCTACTCGCCCGACGAGGATCAGGGAAGCTGGATCAGCCGGGCATTCGACGGTATCTCTTTGTAA
- the lpxC gene encoding UDP-3-O-acyl-N-acetylglucosamine deacetylase, which yields MHVGSDRQTTLAGSVSLTGIGVHSGDAATVTLHPADAGTGIVFLGQNRQTGEDIEIPAHWRAVSATSLCTVLGDPAAGGVSTVEHLMAALRGLGVDNVAVELDGPEMPIMDGSSAAFVAAIDQVGLRRLGAARRYLRIKKTVRVDQGNAWCELRPFDGCRFDVTIDFDAEVIGRQRLVLDLTPDAFRKELARARTFGSVQDVEKLWSLGFALGSSLENSVAISEGRVVNPEGTRWADEFVRHKMLDAVGDLGLAGLPLIGAYHSYKGGHRMNHAILVELFESAGRDAFEIVEGSFGRERVAAGRPAERALAVAGHGAS from the coding sequence ATGCATGTAGGTTCCGACCGGCAGACCACACTTGCCGGAAGCGTTTCCCTCACGGGCATCGGCGTTCATTCGGGCGACGCGGCCACGGTCACGCTCCATCCGGCGGATGCCGGCACCGGCATCGTGTTTCTCGGTCAGAACCGTCAGACGGGCGAGGACATCGAGATCCCGGCGCATTGGCGCGCGGTGAGCGCGACGTCGCTGTGCACCGTTCTGGGGGATCCCGCCGCCGGCGGCGTGTCGACGGTCGAGCATCTGATGGCGGCGCTGCGCGGCCTCGGTGTCGACAATGTCGCGGTCGAGCTCGATGGGCCGGAAATGCCGATCATGGACGGCAGCTCGGCGGCATTCGTGGCGGCGATCGATCAGGTCGGTCTGCGCCGGCTGGGTGCCGCGCGCCGCTACCTGCGGATCAAGAAGACCGTCCGTGTCGATCAGGGCAATGCGTGGTGCGAGCTGCGTCCCTTCGACGGATGCCGCTTCGATGTCACCATCGATTTCGACGCCGAGGTGATCGGCCGGCAGCGCCTCGTGCTGGATCTGACGCCCGACGCCTTCCGCAAGGAGCTCGCCCGGGCGCGCACCTTCGGCTCGGTGCAGGACGTGGAGAAGCTCTGGTCGCTGGGCTTCGCGCTCGGTTCCTCTCTGGAAAATTCGGTGGCGATCTCCGAGGGGCGCGTGGTCAACCCGGAAGGGACGCGCTGGGCGGACGAATTCGTCCGGCACAAGATGCTGGACGCCGTGGGCGATCTGGGTCTGGCCGGTCTGCCGCTGATCGGCGCCTATCATTCCTACAAGGGTGGCCATCGCATGAATCACGCCATTCTGGTCGAGCTTTTCGAGTCGGCCGGGCGCGATGCCTTCGAGATCGTCGAGGGGAGTTTCGGGCGCGAGCGGGTGGCGGCCGGTCGGCCGGCGGAGCGTGCGCTCGCGGTGGCCGGGCACGGCGCATCCTGA
- the ftsZ gene encoding cell division protein FtsZ: MTINLQMPDLQELKPRITVFGVGGAGGNAVNNMIQAGLQGCDFVVANTDAQALASNHSERVVQMGVAVTEGLGAGSQPDVGAAAAEEVIDEINDYLSGSHMVFITAGMGGGTGTGAAPVIARAAREMGILTVGVVTKPFQFEGARRMRIAEAGILELQKAVDTLIVIPNQNLFRIANAQTTFADAFAMADQVLYSGVACITDLMVKEGLINLDFADVRSIMRGMGKAMMGTGEASGEKRAIQAAEAAIANPLLDETSMKGARGLLISITGGNDLTLFELDEAATRIREEVDSEANIILGATFDESLDGIIRVSVVATGIDKEIREDVSPAEARMAELTQRLKTISDPAGETPAERPAPAAPARPATQVRQAAVERLERELDISEPVKAATDPDVEIAPFSPAPEMLEKDTPVTDFDAPEQATAADETPVVEPYIPPAAEAPGATPRMPSIEDFPPVAQREMRARREPDAEAAAAPRHAEARPDQHHADHGDERRPMGLLRRLANGLARREDEEHGEHESHREVPPAPQAVAPRPAPAQPRPAAPQPAPQQSAPQAARPAAPRPAAPRPAPQGAAGQLDLNGRSAPQPRPVSEDDQLEIPAFLRRQAN; the protein is encoded by the coding sequence ATGACCATCAATTTGCAAATGCCGGATCTTCAGGAACTGAAGCCGAGAATCACGGTGTTCGGCGTCGGCGGGGCCGGCGGCAATGCCGTGAACAACATGATTCAGGCCGGCCTGCAGGGCTGCGATTTCGTCGTCGCCAACACCGACGCGCAGGCGCTGGCCAGCAACCACTCCGAACGGGTCGTCCAGATGGGCGTCGCCGTGACGGAAGGTCTCGGCGCGGGATCGCAGCCCGACGTGGGTGCTGCGGCCGCCGAAGAGGTGATCGACGAGATCAACGACTATCTGTCGGGCTCGCACATGGTGTTCATCACCGCCGGCATGGGCGGCGGCACGGGCACGGGCGCGGCGCCTGTCATCGCGCGGGCGGCGCGCGAGATGGGGATACTCACTGTCGGCGTGGTCACCAAGCCGTTCCAGTTCGAGGGCGCCCGGCGCATGCGCATCGCGGAAGCGGGCATCCTGGAACTGCAGAAGGCGGTCGACACGCTGATCGTCATTCCCAACCAGAACCTCTTCCGCATCGCCAACGCGCAGACCACCTTCGCCGACGCCTTCGCAATGGCGGACCAGGTGCTCTACTCGGGCGTGGCCTGCATCACCGACCTGATGGTCAAGGAAGGGCTCATCAACCTCGACTTCGCCGACGTGCGCTCGATCATGCGCGGCATGGGCAAGGCGATGATGGGCACCGGCGAGGCCTCCGGCGAGAAGCGCGCGATCCAGGCGGCCGAAGCGGCCATCGCCAATCCGCTGCTCGACGAAACCTCGATGAAGGGCGCGCGCGGCCTGCTGATCTCGATCACCGGCGGCAACGACCTGACGCTGTTCGAACTGGACGAGGCGGCCACCCGCATCCGGGAGGAGGTCGACTCCGAAGCGAACATTATACTGGGCGCGACCTTCGACGAGAGCCTCGACGGCATCATCCGCGTGTCGGTCGTGGCGACGGGCATCGACAAGGAAATCCGCGAGGACGTGTCGCCGGCCGAGGCGCGCATGGCGGAACTGACCCAGCGCCTGAAGACCATCTCCGATCCGGCCGGCGAGACGCCGGCCGAGCGTCCCGCGCCGGCGGCGCCGGCCCGTCCCGCGACGCAGGTCCGCCAGGCCGCGGTCGAGCGGCTGGAGCGGGAACTGGACATCTCCGAGCCGGTCAAGGCGGCGACCGATCCCGACGTGGAGATCGCGCCCTTCTCGCCCGCGCCGGAGATGCTGGAGAAGGACACGCCGGTCACCGACTTCGACGCGCCCGAACAGGCCACCGCGGCCGACGAGACGCCCGTGGTCGAGCCCTATATCCCGCCGGCGGCCGAAGCGCCGGGCGCCACGCCGCGCATGCCCTCGATCGAGGATTTCCCGCCGGTGGCGCAGCGCGAGATGCGGGCCCGGCGCGAGCCGGACGCCGAGGCGGCGGCCGCACCGCGGCATGCCGAGGCGCGCCCCGATCAGCATCACGCCGATCATGGCGACGAGCGTCGTCCGATGGGGCTTCTGCGGCGCCTCGCGAACGGACTTGCCCGCCGCGAGGACGAAGAGCACGGCGAGCACGAGTCGCATCGCGAGGTGCCGCCGGCGCCGCAGGCGGTCGCTCCGCGTCCGGCACCGGCACAGCCGCGTCCCGCCGCCCCGCAGCCGGCTCCGCAGCAGAGCGCGCCGCAGGCGGCCCGTCCGGCCGCCCCGCGTCCCGCCGCCCCGCGCCCCGCGCCGCAGGGCGCCGCCGGTCAGCTCGACCTCAACGGGCGCAGCGCGCCGCAGCCGCGGCCGGTCTCGGAGGACGATCAGCTGGAGATTCCGGCCTTCCTCCGCCGCCAGGCGAACTGA
- the ftsA gene encoding cell division protein FtsA — protein MTRSAHPVYLPRMRPLPGRRAVVVSVLDIGSSKVCCLIAKLTPQSDDAVLPGRTHSIEVLGYGYQRSRGLKSGVVIDMDQAEHAIRLAVDAAERMAGLTVESLITNVSCGRLASEIITASVGLDGDAVCDADIQRVLAAGSAHTVGEGRAVMHALPIAYALDGNRGVRDPRGMIGRRLGVDMQVVTSEIAPVRNLELSINRGHLSVETMVATPYASGLSTLVADETELGVACVDMGGGTTTISVFVEGQMVHCDAIAVGGHHVTMDIARALSTRLADAERIKTLQGSALPSQADERDLLSIPPVDADSDLPHQIPRAMLTRVILPRVEEILELVRDRLAASGFAGRVGKRIVLTGGASQLTGLSDVARRVLGRQVRIGRPLGVAGLPEAAKGPAFASAVGLLIYPQVAQVEQFEPRDLRSRWSFGSGTLAKVGNWIRESF, from the coding sequence ATGACGCGGTCGGCCCATCCCGTCTATCTGCCGCGCATGCGCCCGCTGCCTGGACGGCGGGCGGTCGTGGTTTCCGTGCTCGACATCGGGTCGAGCAAGGTGTGCTGCCTGATCGCCAAGCTGACGCCGCAAAGCGACGACGCGGTGCTGCCCGGGCGCACCCATTCCATCGAGGTTCTGGGCTACGGCTATCAGCGCTCGCGCGGACTGAAGTCCGGCGTCGTCATCGACATGGATCAGGCCGAGCACGCGATCCGGCTCGCCGTCGACGCGGCCGAGCGCATGGCCGGCTTGACGGTGGAATCGCTGATCACCAACGTGAGCTGCGGACGCCTGGCCTCGGAGATCATCACCGCCAGCGTCGGCCTCGACGGCGACGCGGTGTGCGATGCCGACATCCAGCGGGTGCTGGCGGCCGGCAGCGCGCATACGGTGGGCGAGGGCCGCGCCGTCATGCACGCGCTGCCCATCGCCTATGCGCTCGACGGCAATCGCGGCGTACGCGATCCGCGCGGCATGATCGGCCGCCGGCTCGGCGTCGACATGCAGGTCGTCACCTCCGAGATCGCGCCGGTGCGCAATCTCGAACTCAGCATCAATCGCGGCCATCTCTCGGTCGAGACGATGGTCGCCACGCCCTATGCCAGCGGCCTGTCGACACTGGTCGCGGACGAGACGGAACTCGGCGTCGCCTGCGTCGACATGGGCGGCGGCACGACCACGATCTCGGTCTTCGTCGAGGGGCAGATGGTGCATTGCGACGCCATCGCCGTCGGCGGCCATCATGTGACGATGGACATCGCCCGGGCGCTGTCGACACGGCTCGCCGACGCGGAACGCATCAAGACGCTGCAGGGCTCGGCGCTGCCGAGCCAGGCGGACGAGCGGGATCTTCTGTCGATTCCGCCGGTGGATGCCGACAGCGACCTGCCGCACCAGATCCCGCGCGCCATGCTGACGCGGGTGATCCTGCCGCGGGTCGAGGAAATCCTGGAGCTGGTGCGCGACCGGCTGGCGGCCTCCGGCTTCGCCGGGCGGGTCGGCAAGCGCATCGTGCTCACCGGCGGCGCGAGCCAGCTCACGGGTCTGAGCGACGTGGCGCGCCGGGTGCTCGGGCGCCAGGTGCGCATCGGCCGGCCGCTCGGCGTCGCCGGCCTGCCCGAAGCGGCGAAGGGGCCCGCCTTCGCCTCGGCCGTCGGGCTTTTGATCTATCCGCAGGTGGCGCAGGTCGAACAGTTCGAACCGCGCGATCTGCGCAGCCGCTGGAGCTTCGGCTCCGGCACGCTCGCGAAAGTAGGGAACTGGATACGCGAGAGTTTTTGA
- a CDS encoding cell division protein FtsQ/DivIB, protein METALAPRGRGVARLHRRPLWRAAGVLQGLPRWSGTAGALVFLAATIAYGVAIGGYGRMVTESLTSAAGFRIDAVKLSGQREITEFEILEALEIEEDTSLALFDARAARERLARMPWVETVSVQKLYPGTLQVRIDERDAFALWQRGDSLSVIDAEGRVISDDVDGRYANLLMLIGHGAQYRGGEVLDALGQVPDLRARVRAARLVSDRRWDLLLENGITLRLPEEGMVRALADVLALDAENGLLARDITMVDMRLADRVIVRMTDEAALRRKAGTSGFETRRRTGADT, encoded by the coding sequence ATGGAAACGGCGCTGGCTCCGCGCGGCCGGGGCGTGGCCCGGCTGCACCGTCGTCCGCTGTGGCGCGCGGCCGGTGTGCTGCAGGGCCTGCCGCGCTGGTCGGGAACGGCCGGCGCTCTCGTCTTCCTGGCGGCGACCATCGCCTATGGGGTTGCCATCGGCGGCTACGGCCGGATGGTCACCGAATCACTCACCTCCGCGGCCGGCTTCCGCATCGATGCGGTGAAGCTGTCGGGCCAGCGCGAGATCACCGAATTCGAAATTCTCGAGGCGCTCGAGATCGAGGAGGACACCTCGCTCGCGCTGTTCGATGCGCGGGCCGCGCGCGAGCGGCTCGCCCGCATGCCCTGGGTCGAGACCGTGTCCGTGCAGAAGCTCTATCCGGGCACGCTGCAGGTGCGCATCGACGAGCGCGACGCCTTCGCGCTGTGGCAGCGCGGCGACAGCCTGTCGGTGATCGATGCCGAGGGCCGCGTCATCAGCGACGACGTCGACGGGCGCTATGCCAACCTGCTGATGCTGATCGGCCACGGCGCGCAGTATCGCGGCGGCGAGGTTCTCGACGCGCTCGGCCAGGTGCCGGACCTGCGGGCGCGGGTGCGCGCCGCGCGTCTCGTCTCCGACCGCCGCTGGGATCTGTTGCTGGAAAACGGCATCACGCTGCGCCTGCCCGAGGAGGGCATGGTGCGCGCGCTGGCCGATGTGCTGGCGCTCGATGCGGAAAACGGCCTGCTGGCGCGCGACATCACCATGGTCGACATGCGGCTCGCCGACCGGGTCATCGTGCGGATGACCGACGAGGCCGCGCTGAGGCGCAAGGCCGGCACCTCCGGGTTCGAAACGCGCCGGCGCACGGGAGCGGACACATGA
- a CDS encoding D-alanine--D-alanine ligase, whose translation MAEPKHVAVLMGGWSAERPVSLKTGEPCAAALERAGYRVTRVDVQRDIGRVLEELKPDVAFNALHGPFGEDGCIQGLLEILGIPYTHSGVAASALAMDKAKAKAVMKAAGIPVVEHKVLHRLEAAKAHALPPPYVAKPVSEGSSFGVLIVGEDAEHPPQELYRDDWPYGDMVMVERYVPGRELTCAVMENVALGVTEVMPIGHGFYDYEAKYAPGGSQHILPAEISPFVYQEVQKLTLKAHQALGCRGVTRADFRFDEQPTGGGELICLEVNTQPGMTETSLVPEIAAHAGHSFEELVSWMVENASCGR comes from the coding sequence ATGGCTGAGCCCAAACACGTCGCCGTCCTGATGGGCGGCTGGTCGGCGGAACGCCCGGTGAGCCTCAAGACCGGCGAGCCCTGTGCCGCCGCGCTGGAGCGCGCCGGCTACCGGGTCACCCGCGTCGACGTGCAGCGCGACATCGGCCGGGTGCTGGAAGAGCTGAAGCCCGATGTCGCCTTCAACGCCCTGCATGGCCCCTTCGGCGAGGACGGCTGCATTCAGGGTCTGCTGGAAATCCTCGGCATTCCCTACACCCATTCGGGCGTGGCGGCGTCCGCGCTCGCCATGGACAAGGCCAAGGCCAAGGCGGTGATGAAGGCCGCCGGCATTCCGGTCGTGGAGCACAAGGTGCTGCACCGTCTGGAGGCGGCGAAGGCGCATGCGCTGCCGCCGCCCTATGTCGCCAAGCCGGTCAGCGAGGGCTCGTCCTTCGGCGTGCTGATCGTGGGGGAGGATGCCGAGCATCCCCCGCAGGAGCTCTATCGCGACGACTGGCCCTATGGCGACATGGTGATGGTCGAACGCTATGTGCCGGGGCGCGAGTTGACCTGCGCGGTGATGGAAAACGTCGCCCTCGGGGTCACCGAGGTGATGCCGATCGGCCACGGCTTTTATGATTACGAGGCCAAATATGCCCCCGGAGGTTCGCAACACATCCTTCCGGCGGAAATTTCACCATTTGTTTACCAAGAAGTACAGAAACTTACACTCAAGGCGCATCAGGCACTGGGCTGCAGAGGCGTGACGCGGGCCGACTTTCGCTTCGACGAGCAGCCGACCGGTGGCGGCGAACTCATCTGCCTCGAAGTGAACACCCAGCCCGGGATGACGGAAACCTCGCTCGTGCCAGAGATCGCGGCCCATGCCGGCCACTCCTTCGAGGAGTTGGTCAGTTGGATGGTGGAGAACGCAAGTTGCGGACGTTGA